One segment of Urocitellus parryii isolate mUroPar1 chromosome 5, mUroPar1.hap1, whole genome shotgun sequence DNA contains the following:
- the LOC144255121 gene encoding U6 snRNA-associated Sm-like protein LSm6, translating to MSLRKQTPSDFLKQIIGRPVVVKLNSGVDYRGVLACLDGYMNIALEQTEEYVNGQLKNKYGDAFIRGNNVLYISTQKRRM from the coding sequence ATGAGTCTTCGGAAGCAAACCCCTAGTGACTTCTTAAAGCAAATCATCGGACGGCCAGTTGTGGTAAAATTAAATTCTGGAGTGGATTATCGAGGGGTCTTAGCTTGCCTGGATGGCTACATGAACATAGCCCTGGAGCAGACAGAAGAATATGTTAATGGACAGCTGAAGAATAAGTATGGGGATGCATTTATCCGAGGAAACAATGTGTTATACATAAGTACGCAGAAGAGAAGGATGTGA